In Elusimicrobiota bacterium, one DNA window encodes the following:
- a CDS encoding aminoacyl-tRNA hydrolase codes for MSIRLVAGLGNDEKKYDLTPHNIGFQALDVLVRRLKLTWEEQKGRVVAAHKGDVRLVKAHSLMNVSGEPLQWASHWWHIPAAETLIVCDDFALPWGRLRLRKKGSAGGHNGLDSVIRTFGTEDIPRLRVGVGPVPPGMDPKDYVLKKMDKDTVKELAEQTADAVGSVLSEGFDAAMNHVNAAPSI; via the coding sequence GTGTCGATTCGTCTTGTCGCCGGGCTCGGCAACGACGAAAAGAAATACGATCTCACGCCCCACAACATCGGGTTTCAGGCGCTGGACGTTTTGGTCCGGCGCCTGAAACTTACCTGGGAAGAGCAGAAGGGCCGGGTGGTCGCCGCCCACAAGGGCGACGTGCGGTTGGTCAAGGCCCATTCCCTGATGAACGTGTCCGGCGAGCCCCTGCAGTGGGCCAGCCACTGGTGGCACATCCCCGCCGCCGAAACCCTCATCGTCTGCGACGACTTCGCCCTCCCTTGGGGCCGCCTCCGCCTTCGCAAGAAGGGGAGCGCCGGCGGCCACAACGGGTTGGATTCCGTGATCCGAACCTTCGGCACCGAGGACATCCCCCGGCTTCGGGTCGGGGTGGGGCCGGTGCCGCCGGGGATGGACCCCAAAGATTACGTTCTCAAGAAAATGGACAAGGACACCGTGAAGGAATTGGCGGAGCAGACCGCCGACGCGGTCGGTTCCGTTCTCTCCGAGGGGTTTGACGCGGCCATGAACCACGTGAACGCGGCCCCCTCTATTTAG
- a CDS encoding 50S ribosomal protein L25 — translation MKTIELGAERRELTSKGVRRQLRAAGRIPAVVYGGQKDSAPLTIDGKSLFQVLKGHGTNVIMNLQVAGAGETVLLKDLQRDFLTHNIVHVDFQRVSMTEKLEVNVPLHIVGEAPGVKLSGGILEHILRELRVRCLPADIPDGINIDVSALQINQGVKVKDLALPKGVESLIDGGSLVVNIVAPAEEEVATPATAAPTGTEPEVIAKGKKPEEGEEGAAAPAAKGGAAPAKGAAAPAGKDAGKAAAPAAGKK, via the coding sequence ATGAAGACGATTGAATTGGGCGCCGAACGGCGCGAATTGACGAGCAAGGGCGTCCGCCGGCAGTTGCGGGCCGCCGGACGGATTCCGGCCGTGGTCTACGGGGGCCAGAAAGATTCGGCCCCGCTGACGATCGACGGCAAAAGCCTGTTCCAGGTCTTGAAGGGCCACGGAACGAACGTGATCATGAACTTGCAGGTGGCCGGCGCGGGGGAAACCGTGCTCTTGAAGGACCTCCAACGGGATTTCCTGACCCACAACATCGTGCACGTGGACTTCCAGCGCGTCTCCATGACGGAGAAGCTCGAAGTCAACGTCCCGCTCCACATTGTCGGCGAAGCCCCGGGCGTGAAGCTCTCGGGCGGCATTTTGGAGCACATCCTCCGGGAACTGCGCGTGCGCTGCCTGCCCGCCGACATCCCGGACGGGATCAACATCGACGTCTCCGCCCTCCAGATCAACCAGGGCGTGAAGGTGAAAGACCTCGCCCTTCCCAAGGGCGTCGAGTCCTTGATTGACGGCGGCAGCTTGGTCGTCAACATCGTCGCGCCCGCCGAAGAGGAAGTCGCCACGCCCGCCACGGCCGCGCCCACCGGCACGGAACCGGAAGTCATCGCCAAGGGCAAGAAGCCCGAGGAAGGCGAAGAAGGCGCCGCCGCTCCCGCCGCCAAGGGCGGAGCCGCCCCCGCGAAGGGCGCCGCCGCTCCCGCCGGGAAAGACGCGGGCAAAGCCGCCGCGCCGGCCGCCGGGAAGAAATAA
- a CDS encoding ribose-phosphate pyrophosphokinase: MKPSISTEAPLKLFAGNAHPDLAQEIAKVLKTHVGQASVGRFPDGEVEVKIQENVRGADCFIIQPTSFPANDNLMELLLLVDALKRASARRITAVIPYFGYGRQDRKAEPRVPISAKLVSKMIEAAGVNRVLTMDLHAGQIQGFFDIPVDHLYANPVLVAYFQKKKIRTEDLVVVSPDAGGVERARAFAKRLESGLAIIDKRRLSPREAAVMHVVGDVKGKIALIIDDLVDTGGTLVKAAQALKESGAIKILAAAAHGVLAGPAIERLNASPVEELVITNSIPLSHKDAARIRVLSVAPLLAEAIARIHGERSISEMFI; the protein is encoded by the coding sequence ATGAAACCCTCGATTTCCACCGAAGCGCCTTTGAAACTTTTCGCGGGCAACGCGCACCCGGACCTGGCGCAGGAAATCGCCAAAGTCCTGAAGACCCACGTGGGCCAGGCCAGCGTCGGCCGGTTTCCCGACGGGGAAGTGGAAGTGAAGATTCAGGAGAACGTGCGCGGCGCGGACTGCTTTATTATCCAGCCCACGAGCTTCCCGGCCAACGACAATTTGATGGAGCTCCTGCTCCTGGTGGACGCCCTGAAGCGCGCCTCCGCCCGCCGCATCACCGCGGTGATCCCCTATTTCGGCTACGGCCGGCAGGACCGCAAGGCGGAGCCCCGCGTGCCCATCTCGGCCAAGCTGGTCTCCAAGATGATCGAGGCGGCGGGCGTCAATCGCGTTTTAACCATGGACCTGCACGCGGGCCAGATCCAGGGGTTCTTCGACATCCCCGTGGATCATCTCTACGCCAACCCGGTGCTGGTGGCCTATTTCCAGAAGAAAAAGATCCGCACCGAGGACTTGGTGGTGGTCTCGCCCGACGCCGGCGGCGTGGAGCGGGCCCGGGCCTTCGCGAAGCGGCTGGAGTCCGGCCTTGCCATCATCGACAAGCGGCGGCTCTCCCCCCGGGAAGCGGCCGTGATGCACGTGGTGGGCGACGTGAAGGGCAAGATCGCCCTCATCATCGACGATTTGGTGGACACCGGCGGCACGCTGGTCAAAGCGGCCCAGGCCTTGAAAGAGTCCGGGGCGATCAAAATTCTGGCGGCGGCGGCCCACGGGGTGCTGGCGGGCCCGGCCATCGAGCGCTTGAACGCCTCCCCCGTGGAGGAATTGGTCATCACCAACAGTATTCCGCTCAGTCACAAAGACGCGGCGCGCATCCGGGTGTTGTCGGTGGCGCCGCTTCTGGCGGAGGCCATCGCCCGGATTCACGGCGAGCGGTCCATCAGCGAAATGTTTATTTGA
- the glmU gene encoding bifunctional UDP-N-acetylglucosamine diphosphorylase/glucosamine-1-phosphate N-acetyltransferase GlmU encodes MKSDLPKVLHRAAGRSLLEHVLEAAGPLKGAAGVVLGRGADRVKESLAGRKNLFFFIQKERRGSGDAVRPAAAWLARRGGDVVVLCGDAPLIRPQTLKALVARHRREKNAATLLTAAVADPAGYGRIRRGLDDRPRAIVEHRDASPEDRAIREINSGTYCFRVRDLLEGLKRLRPDNAKGEYYITDVIAYFVARGRRVGAHCLPDGDEILGVNNRRELAEADRLLNRRAVDALMDGGVTVLDPATTRVDATVRVGRDTVIEPNTFLVGRTTIGRGCRVGPFARLEDTAVADGAQVRATFSTGARVGRGAQVGPFAHLRSGTDIGANARVGNFVEIKKSRLAAGVKAGHLTYLGDATVGAGVNIGAGVITCNYDGYSKHPTVIGAGAFIGSNANLVAPLRVGPGAVVGAGSTLTRDVPTDALALERSPAVVKPGWAKTKRNEMRRHASH; translated from the coding sequence ATGAAATCCGATTTGCCCAAAGTCCTTCACCGGGCGGCCGGTCGGAGCCTTTTGGAACACGTGCTGGAAGCCGCCGGCCCCTTGAAGGGCGCCGCCGGGGTGGTCTTGGGGCGGGGCGCGGACCGGGTGAAGGAAAGCCTGGCGGGCCGGAAAAATTTGTTCTTTTTCATTCAAAAGGAACGCCGGGGGTCCGGCGACGCCGTTCGTCCGGCCGCCGCCTGGCTGGCCCGACGCGGGGGGGACGTGGTGGTCCTCTGCGGCGACGCGCCGCTCATCCGGCCCCAAACCTTGAAAGCCCTGGTGGCCCGCCACCGTCGGGAAAAGAACGCCGCCACGCTTTTGACGGCCGCCGTGGCCGACCCCGCGGGCTACGGGCGCATCCGCCGGGGGTTGGACGACCGCCCCCGGGCCATCGTGGAGCACCGGGACGCGAGCCCCGAAGACCGCGCCATCCGGGAAATCAACTCCGGCACCTACTGTTTTCGCGTTCGGGATTTGTTGGAGGGGTTAAAGCGCCTCCGCCCGGACAACGCCAAGGGCGAGTATTACATCACCGACGTGATCGCCTATTTCGTCGCCCGGGGCCGCCGCGTGGGGGCCCACTGCCTGCCCGACGGCGATGAGATTTTGGGCGTCAACAACCGCCGGGAACTGGCGGAGGCCGACCGGCTGTTGAACCGCCGGGCCGTGGACGCCTTGATGGACGGCGGGGTGACGGTGCTGGACCCCGCGACCACCCGGGTGGACGCCACCGTCCGCGTGGGCCGCGACACGGTGATCGAACCGAACACGTTCTTGGTGGGGCGCACGACCATCGGCCGCGGGTGCCGGGTGGGCCCCTTCGCCCGGCTGGAAGACACGGCGGTGGCCGACGGCGCCCAGGTGCGCGCGACGTTTTCAACCGGCGCCCGAGTGGGCCGGGGCGCCCAGGTGGGGCCCTTCGCCCATTTGCGCTCGGGGACGGACATCGGCGCCAACGCCCGGGTCGGCAATTTTGTGGAGATCAAGAAGTCCCGGCTGGCGGCGGGCGTCAAAGCCGGCCATCTGACGTATCTGGGCGACGCGACGGTGGGCGCGGGCGTGAACATCGGCGCCGGCGTCATCACCTGCAACTACGACGGCTATTCGAAACACCCGACGGTCATCGGCGCCGGGGCGTTCATCGGCTCCAACGCGAATTTGGTGGCGCCGCTCCGGGTCGGTCCCGGGGCCGTGGTGGGGGCCGGGTCGACGCTCACCCGGGACGTTCCGACGGACGCGCTGGCTCTGGAGCGATCCCCCGCGGTGGTCAAGCCCGGGTGGGCCAAAACAAAACGGAACGAGATGAGGCGACATGCTTCTCACTAA